One genomic window of Ficedula albicollis isolate OC2 chromosome 18, FicAlb1.5, whole genome shotgun sequence includes the following:
- the XYLT2 gene encoding xylosyltransferase 2: protein MHLQQERQKKAGFPESSEGSKDSDSSGLPAMLDSSSRRNLTELRGEAQLAVFQQGDTGSVEGAPQPTDNSFTPKCEITGKDALSALARASSKQCQQEIANVVCLHRAGSLMPQSVPRHCQLSGKVSPAIQWDESRLQQGVPSKPVRIAYMLVVHGRAIRQLKRLIKAVYHQQHFFYIHVDKRSNYLHREAVELAQHYPNIRVTPWRMVTIWGGASLLKMYLRSMKDLLELSEWPWDFFINLSATDYPTRTNDELVMFLSKYRDKNFLKSHGRDNARFIKKQGLDRLFHECDSHMWRLGERRIPEGIVVDGGSDWFSLTRSFVEYVVYADDQLVSQLRQFYTYTLLPAESFFHTVLENSHACETLVDNNLRVTNWNRKLGCKCQYKHIVDWCGCSPNDFKPQDFLRLQQLSRPTFFARKFESTVNQEVLDILDTHLYGSYPANTPALKAYWENVYDRVDGLSGLTDVTLTFYTAFSRLGLHKASSTPAAKADKLCRFEPRGFPSSVHLYFYDDRFQGYLVMQEVQNLATGQAESLEVWMMPQGALKLSGHGGQANRLQNLEVGTEWDPKERLFRNFGGLMGPFDEPVAMQKWSRGPNLTATVVWIDPTYVIAASYDITVDAEAEFTQYKPPLNHPLRPGVWTIRLLQFWEPLGENQFLVVPQTFNHKQPLRKDDSDWLHGGPPHNEYMDQNFQGLGGILNLPRSEAAEEEAARKARLTGKELEDWADAAISTFWSAANVCVSSPSACASLETCSKTSWSSLSPDPKSELGPVKPDGRLR from the exons ATGCACCTGCAACAGGAGCGGCAGAAGAAAGCTGGGTTTCCCGAGAGCAGCGAGGGCTCCAAGGACTCGGACAGCTCC gggctgccggcCATGCTGGACTCCTCCAGCCGCAGGAACTTGACGGAGCTGCGCGGGGAGGCCCAGCTGGCCGTTTTCCAGCAGGGTGACACGGGCAGCGTGGAGGGGGCTCCCCAGCCCACCGACAACAGTTTCACTCCCAAGTGCGAAATCACGGGCAAAGACGCCCTGTCGGCGCTGGCCCGGGCCAGCAGCAAGCAGTGCCAACAGGAGATTGCCAATGTGGTGTGTCTGCACCGGGCTGGCAGCCTCATGCCCCAGTCCGTGCCTCGCCACTGCCAGCTCTCAG GCAAGGTCAGCCCTGCGATCCAGTGGGACGAAAGCCGGCTGCAGCAGGGGGTCCCCAGCAAGCCTGTGCGCATTGCCTACATGCTGGTGGTGCATGGCAGGGCCATCCGCCAGCTGAAGCGGCTCATCAAGGCCGTGTACCACCAGCAGCACTTCTTCTACATTCACGTTGACAAG CGCTCCAACTACCTGCATCGCGAAGCTGTGGAGCTGGCCCAGCACTACCCCAACATCCGTGTGACACCCTGGCGCATGGTGACCATCTGGGGAGGTGCCAGCCTGCTGAAAATGTACCTGCGTAGCATGAAGGACCTGCTGGAGCTGTCTGAGTGGCCCTGGGACTTCTTCATCAACTTGAGTGCAACTGACTACCCCACAAG GACCAATGATGAACTGGTGATGTTCCTGTCCAAATACCGAGATAAGAACTTCCTGAAGTCACATGGCCGAGATAACGCCAG GTTTATCAAGAAGCAGGGCCTGGACCGCTTGTTCCACGAGTGTGACTCCCACATGTGGCGGCTGGGCGAGCGCCGCATCCCTGAGGGCATTGTGGTGGACGGGGGCTCTGACTGGTTCTCGCTGACTCGCAGCTTTGTGGAATACGTGGTCTATGCTGACGACCAGCTGGTGTCCCAGCTGCGCCAGTTCTACACCTACACACTCCTGCCAGCTGAG TCCTTCTTCCACACGGTCCTGGAGAACAGCCATGCCTGTGAGACGCTGGTGGATAACAACCTCCGTGTGACCAACTGGAACCGGAAGCTGGGCTGTAAGTGCCAATATAAACACATAGTCGACTGGTGCGGGTGCTCCCCAAATGACTTCAAACCCCAGGACTTCCTTCGGCTACAG CAACTCTCCAGACCCACCTTCTTCGCCCGCAAGTTTGAGTCGACAGTGAATCAGGAGGTGCTGGATATCCTGGACACGCACCTCTACGGCAGCTACCCTGCCAACACCCCGGCCCTCAAGGCCTACTGGGAAAACGTCTATGACCGTGTCGATGGGCTCAGTGGGCTCACCGATGTCACCCTCACCTTCTAcacagccttctccaggctggggctcCACAAAGCCTCATCTACACCTGCAGCCAAGGCTGACaagctctgcag ATTTGAGCCTCGAGGCTTCCCCTCCAGTGTGCACTTATATTTCTATGACGACCGTTTCCAGGGTTACCTGGTGATGCAGGAAGTGCAGAATTTGGCAACTGGGCAGGCAGAGTCCTTGGAGGTGTGGATGATGCCCCAAGGAGCTCTGAAGCTGTCAGGTCATGGAGGGCAGGCAAACCGCCTGCAAAACCTTGAG GTGGGCACAGAGTGGGACCCCAAGGAAAGACTCTTCCGCAATTTTGGAGGCTTGATGGGGCCTTTTGACGAGCCGGTGGCCATGCAGAAGTGGTCACGGGGTCCCAACCTGACAGCCACGGTGGTCTGGATTGATCCCACCTACGTCATTGCTGCCTCCTACGACATTACAGTGGATGCTGAGGCAGAGTTCACCCAGTACAAGCCCCCCCTCAACCACCCCCTGCGCCCTGGCGTCTGGACCATCCGCCTCCTCCAGTTCTGGGAGCCTCTGGGGGAGAACCAGTTCCTGGTGGTGCCTCAGACCTTCAACCACAAGCAGCCTCTCAGGAAAG ACGACAGCGACTGGCTGCATGGTGGTCCCCCCCACAATGAGTACATGGACCAGAACTTCCAGGGGCTGGGCGGGATCCTGAACCTGCCGCGCTCCgaggctgcagaggaggaggcgGCGCGGAAGGCGCGGCTGACGGGCAAAGAACTGGAGGACTGGGCGGATGCTGCCATCAGCACCTTCTGGTCTGCAGCCAATGTCTGTGTCAGCAGCCCCTCGGCCTGTGCTTCCCTGGAGACCTGCAGCAAAACCTCCTGGAGCTCCCTCTCCCCAGACCCCAAATCAGAACTGGGGCCCGTCAAACCTGATGGGCGGCTGAGGTAG